A genomic region of Tsukamurella pulmonis contains the following coding sequences:
- the phaZ gene encoding poly(3-hydroxyalkanoate) depolymerase, whose amino-acid sequence MSDDVTKDVEVDQPEDLLIATGGQRIRVRYRPGTGVPLVLCNGIGASLEVLDPFVDALDPQRPVVRFDVPGTGESPTSILPYGFPYLAWVLGRVLDELDIGVVDILGLSWGGALAQQFAFQNPLRCRRLILVSTGTGAIMVPGDPRVLRKMVTPRRFRDPEYAAQVAGELYGGSVRDNGDDVGQLFVKQMHAGSKMGYLHQLLAGSVWTSIFALPAIRQKTLLVFGEDDPIIPMINGRIFEKLMPRATLSRHSGGHVDLVTRADVLAPVIEEFLGTPHLGRREWRGRTGGLLTPRD is encoded by the coding sequence ATGAGCGACGACGTGACGAAGGACGTCGAGGTGGATCAGCCGGAGGATCTGCTGATCGCCACCGGCGGCCAGCGCATCCGGGTGCGCTACCGACCCGGCACCGGCGTACCGCTGGTGCTGTGCAACGGGATCGGGGCGAGCCTCGAGGTGTTGGACCCGTTCGTCGACGCCCTCGATCCGCAGCGACCGGTGGTCCGGTTCGACGTGCCCGGCACCGGGGAGTCGCCCACATCGATTCTGCCCTACGGGTTTCCGTACCTCGCCTGGGTGCTGGGGCGGGTGCTCGACGAGCTCGACATCGGCGTCGTCGACATCCTGGGCCTGTCCTGGGGTGGTGCGCTGGCGCAGCAGTTCGCCTTCCAGAACCCGCTGCGCTGCCGCCGCCTGATCCTGGTCTCCACCGGCACCGGCGCGATCATGGTGCCCGGCGATCCGCGGGTGCTGCGCAAGATGGTCACGCCCCGCCGGTTCCGGGACCCCGAGTACGCGGCGCAGGTCGCCGGTGAGCTCTACGGCGGTTCGGTGCGCGACAACGGCGACGACGTGGGGCAGCTCTTCGTCAAGCAGATGCACGCGGGCTCGAAGATGGGCTACCTGCACCAGCTTCTCGCCGGTTCGGTGTGGACGTCGATCTTCGCGCTGCCGGCGATCCGGCAGAAGACGCTGCTGGTCTTCGGCGAGGACGATCCGATCATCCCGATGATCAACGGCCGGATCTTCGAGAAGCTGATGCCGCGGGCCACGCTGAGCCGCCACTCGGGCGGGCACGTCGACCTGGTGACGCGCGCCGACGTGCTGGCGCCCGTGATCGAGGAGTTCCTCGGGACGCCCCACCTGGGGCGGCGGGAGTGGCGCGGGCGGACCGGCGGGCTGCTCACACCTCGTGATTGA
- a CDS encoding Fur family transcriptional regulator has protein sequence MSEVDTAEERLRGVGLRITAPRVAALGYLDGHPHATADDVAEHLRGRLGTVATQTVYDVLRVCAEKGLLRRIEPAGSAVRYEARVADNHHHLVCRSCAKIVDIDCTVGAAPCLTVDDDHGFVIDEAEVTFWGYCPDCAAGAQG, from the coding sequence ATGAGCGAGGTCGACACGGCTGAGGAGCGGCTGCGGGGCGTGGGGCTGCGGATCACCGCGCCCCGCGTCGCCGCGCTCGGCTACCTCGACGGTCACCCGCACGCCACGGCCGACGACGTGGCAGAGCACCTGCGCGGGCGGCTGGGCACCGTCGCCACGCAGACCGTCTACGACGTGCTGCGCGTGTGCGCCGAGAAGGGGCTGCTGCGCCGCATCGAGCCCGCCGGCTCGGCCGTCCGGTACGAGGCCCGCGTCGCCGACAACCACCACCACCTGGTGTGCCGGTCGTGCGCGAAGATCGTCGACATCGACTGCACCGTCGGCGCCGCCCCCTGCCTCACCGTGGACGACGACCACGGCTTCGTCATCGACGAGGCCGAGGTGACCTTCTGGGGCTACTGCCCCGACTGCGCCGCCGGTGCGCAGGGCTGA
- a CDS encoding organic hydroperoxide resistance protein has translation MSLDVVYTISSTATGGGRDGHVKSATGRIDLDTRPPKEMGGNGEGTNPEELFSAGYAACFLGAIRAVGRNEKVDVPDDTSVDVTVGFGKTESGFGINAAIKATLPGLAQADAEALVAKAHQLCPYSNATRGNIDVDLTTAV, from the coding sequence ATGAGCTTGGACGTCGTCTACACCATCTCCTCGACCGCCACCGGTGGCGGTCGCGACGGGCACGTGAAGTCGGCCACCGGCCGCATCGACCTGGACACCCGGCCCCCGAAGGAGATGGGCGGCAACGGCGAGGGCACCAACCCGGAGGAGCTGTTCTCCGCCGGCTACGCGGCCTGCTTCCTGGGCGCGATCCGCGCCGTGGGCCGGAACGAGAAGGTCGACGTCCCGGACGACACGAGCGTCGACGTCACCGTCGGCTTCGGCAAGACCGAGTCCGGCTTCGGCATCAACGCCGCCATCAAGGCCACCCTGCCGGGCCTCGCCCAGGCCGACGCGGAGGCCCTCGTCGCCAAGGCGCACCAGCTGTGCCCGTACTCGAACGCGACGCGCGGCAACATCGACGTCGATCTGACCACCGCGGTCTGA
- a CDS encoding fluoride efflux transporter FluC, translating to MFLGGAAGTLVRAEVGHWLPHSPFAWATFAVNMAGAFLLGGIVEALSQRPDDERHRLVRLLLGTGFCGGLTTYSAFALDIHDASPAVGALYAGATVLLGLVAALAGAAVVRR from the coding sequence GTGTTCCTCGGCGGCGCGGCCGGAACCCTCGTGCGCGCCGAGGTGGGGCACTGGCTGCCCCACAGCCCCTTCGCCTGGGCCACCTTCGCGGTGAACATGGCCGGCGCGTTCCTCCTCGGCGGGATCGTCGAGGCGCTCTCCCAACGGCCCGACGACGAGCGGCACCGCCTCGTCCGGCTGCTGCTCGGCACGGGCTTCTGCGGGGGCCTGACCACGTACAGCGCGTTCGCGCTGGACATCCACGACGCGAGCCCGGCCGTCGGCGCCCTGTACGCCGGTGCGACGGTGCTGCTCGGCCTCGTCGCCGCTCTGGCCGGGGCGGCGGTGGTCCGGCGATGA
- a CDS encoding fluoride efflux transporter FluC produces the protein MTTVLVALGGGLGAVLRYLVDGALRARLSFWGTALINVSGSFVLGLLAGAVAGGGLGGTALAVLGTGVCGGYTTFSTATVETLTLLRDKRYRDGAVYGLVTLGASVVAVWGGYALGAL, from the coding sequence ATGACCACCGTGCTCGTCGCCCTGGGGGGCGGTCTCGGGGCCGTCCTGCGCTACCTCGTCGACGGTGCGCTGCGTGCCCGCCTGTCGTTCTGGGGCACCGCGCTGATCAACGTGTCCGGCTCGTTCGTGCTGGGGCTCCTGGCCGGGGCCGTCGCCGGGGGAGGGCTCGGCGGGACGGCGCTGGCGGTGCTCGGCACGGGGGTGTGCGGCGGCTACACGACTTTCAGCACCGCCACCGTCGAGACCCTGACCCTGCTGCGGGACAAGCGCTACCGGGACGGCGCGGTCTACGGGCTGGTCACGCTCGGTGCGAGCGTCGTTGCCGTGTGGGGCGGCTACGCGCTCGGCGCGCTGTGA
- a CDS encoding GatB/YqeY domain-containing protein codes for MSEVKAAIRDDLKTAMKAKDQLVTGTLRMLLSAIQNEETSGTAHALTDDEFLKVVAREVKKRGEAAEIFETNGRDELAAKERAEAEVMSRYLPKQLGDEELDALVDAAIAEVTAELGEAPTVRQMGQVMKVANAKAAGAADGKRLSSAVKAKLA; via the coding sequence ATGTCAGAAGTGAAGGCCGCTATCCGCGACGACCTCAAGACCGCGATGAAGGCCAAGGACCAGCTGGTCACGGGCACGCTGCGGATGCTGCTCTCGGCGATCCAGAACGAGGAGACCTCCGGCACGGCGCACGCGCTGACCGACGACGAGTTCCTCAAGGTGGTCGCGCGCGAGGTCAAGAAGCGCGGCGAGGCCGCCGAGATCTTCGAGACCAACGGCCGCGACGAGCTGGCCGCCAAGGAGCGGGCCGAGGCCGAGGTCATGTCCCGCTACCTGCCGAAGCAGCTCGGCGACGAGGAGCTCGACGCCCTCGTCGACGCCGCGATCGCCGAGGTCACCGCCGAACTCGGCGAGGCCCCGACGGTGCGCCAGATGGGCCAGGTCATGAAGGTCGCCAACGCGAAGGCCGCAGGCGCCGCGGACGGCAAGCGGCTGTCCTCCGCCGTCAAGGCGAAGCTCGCCTAG
- a CDS encoding metallophosphoesterase, whose amino-acid sequence MAVHPLLRAGAGLAGAGVASLAYATVFERNAFTLREHTLPILPPGTPTLRILHISDLHMTPGQRLKQAWVHELAALEPDLVVNTGDNLSHPRAVPSVVQTLDPLLARPGLFVFGSNDYFGPTPKNPAKYFDKDHERKHGEPLPWQDLRAAFAERGWLDATHQRRRLEVGGVTIQVAGVDDPHIERDRYETIAGRADESVDLRLALTHSPEPRVLDRFATDGYDLALAGHTHGGQLCLPVYGALITNCGLDRSRVKGASAWGAHMKLHVSAGLGTSPWAPFRTFCRPEASLLTLVGAPVRDREVEFGPVVAPEAVQA is encoded by the coding sequence ATGGCAGTTCATCCTCTTCTGCGTGCCGGAGCGGGCCTGGCGGGCGCGGGCGTCGCCTCCCTCGCCTACGCCACCGTGTTCGAGCGCAACGCCTTCACGCTGCGCGAGCACACGCTGCCGATCCTTCCGCCGGGCACGCCCACGCTGCGGATCCTGCACATCTCGGACCTGCACATGACGCCCGGGCAGCGGCTCAAGCAGGCCTGGGTGCACGAACTCGCGGCGCTCGAGCCCGATCTGGTGGTGAACACGGGCGATAACCTCTCGCACCCGCGCGCCGTCCCGTCGGTCGTGCAGACGCTCGATCCGCTGCTCGCGCGGCCGGGCCTGTTCGTCTTCGGCTCCAACGACTACTTCGGTCCCACGCCGAAGAACCCCGCGAAGTACTTCGACAAGGACCACGAGCGCAAGCACGGCGAGCCGCTGCCCTGGCAGGATCTGCGGGCCGCGTTCGCCGAGCGCGGCTGGCTCGACGCCACGCATCAGCGGCGCCGCCTCGAGGTCGGCGGGGTCACCATCCAGGTGGCCGGCGTGGACGATCCGCACATCGAACGGGACCGGTACGAGACGATCGCCGGCCGCGCCGACGAGTCCGTCGATCTGCGTCTCGCGCTCACGCACTCGCCGGAGCCCCGCGTGCTCGACCGGTTCGCCACCGACGGCTACGACCTCGCGCTGGCCGGCCACACGCACGGCGGCCAGCTGTGCCTGCCGGTGTACGGCGCGCTGATCACCAACTGCGGGCTGGACCGCTCGCGGGTCAAGGGCGCCTCCGCGTGGGGTGCGCACATGAAGCTGCACGTCAGCGCCGGGCTCGGCACGTCGCCGTGGGCGCCGTTCCGCACCTTCTGCCGCCCCGAGGCGTCGCTGCTCACCCTCGTCGGCGCGCCCGTGCGCGACCGCGAGGTCGAGTTCGGACCCGTCGTCGCGCCGGAGGCCGTGCAGGCCTGA
- a CDS encoding TerD family protein, translating to MSEPYVLAKGGNVGVEAVFGDSSAHVVVAVEARIASDSRVIPTDVSVLILGAGGKVRSNDDLVFYNQPSGADGAVRLTETSSSDDGDTTMIAVEVDLAGLPESVDRVLVAASIDSEADSSATFGAADTVRMAVSAPGDRDDVRITSELSGLSDERALVFGEIYRRDSDWKIRAVGQGYSAGLSGLVTEFGIDVDDAEDRGMGDEVSVVENERGREAAEEVPARADAAVALARRRKPVAKIPADWKERLSPGLPSAVHAELWQRARLFPTVGIRSSAEQEGRTTSVLLSVMSVVPDFGRRIVGLLGAPRGRVETFSEVAFSLAGHDYRPDGVIRVTRGAKEWTALVEVKTAKGSLGNDQVESYIKLARAKGYDAVVTISCDLTVSSSELPFRLESRPPKSVSVFHLSWEAIVTEAALQYASETGDRVQQRLLEELLLYAADQQSGMWSFGDMGRHWVKVRDGIADGTLAATDVATSEICSRFDHLTCHAAMQLTSLTGRTVVAQIPRATGDSVSRAKQLADSGEVFGSLKISGATAPLIINANLARLRIGCSQSVVAPRSGRTSTKVNWLIRQLSAAPPRLRIAAHHFGSRTEVTSALLETVRDDPTVLLPQGGRDIREFTITAEASMGSKRSATENGFVSSLITLVNTFHRDVTEVVKVPRQDA from the coding sequence ATGTCCGAGCCGTATGTACTCGCCAAGGGCGGAAACGTCGGAGTCGAAGCAGTATTCGGGGATTCGTCCGCGCATGTCGTCGTCGCGGTCGAGGCTCGAATCGCTTCCGATTCGCGCGTGATTCCTACTGACGTCAGCGTTCTCATCCTCGGCGCCGGAGGAAAGGTTCGGTCGAACGACGACCTGGTGTTCTACAACCAACCGTCCGGTGCGGACGGTGCCGTTCGCCTCACGGAAACATCATCGTCGGACGATGGGGACACGACCATGATCGCTGTCGAAGTCGATCTGGCGGGGCTACCAGAGTCTGTGGATCGAGTGCTCGTGGCCGCAAGTATCGATTCGGAGGCGGACTCGAGCGCGACGTTCGGAGCTGCCGACACGGTTCGTATGGCGGTTTCGGCACCGGGGGATCGAGATGACGTGAGAATCACCAGCGAGTTGAGTGGGTTGTCCGACGAACGGGCCCTGGTTTTCGGCGAGATATACCGGCGCGACTCGGATTGGAAAATCCGAGCTGTCGGCCAGGGATACAGCGCCGGCCTCAGCGGGCTGGTCACTGAGTTCGGAATCGACGTCGATGACGCCGAGGACAGAGGAATGGGCGACGAGGTCTCAGTGGTTGAGAACGAGCGCGGTCGGGAAGCCGCGGAGGAAGTGCCGGCACGAGCCGATGCTGCGGTCGCGTTGGCTCGGCGGCGTAAACCCGTCGCAAAGATCCCGGCGGACTGGAAGGAGCGGCTCAGTCCCGGACTCCCCTCCGCTGTGCATGCGGAGCTTTGGCAGAGGGCGCGCTTGTTTCCCACGGTCGGTATTCGGAGCTCGGCTGAGCAAGAGGGCCGAACGACATCAGTTCTGCTGTCGGTGATGTCGGTGGTCCCGGATTTCGGTCGGAGGATCGTCGGTCTGCTGGGCGCGCCCCGGGGAAGAGTCGAGACGTTCTCTGAGGTCGCGTTCTCGCTCGCCGGCCACGACTACCGTCCGGACGGGGTGATTCGGGTCACTCGGGGCGCGAAGGAATGGACGGCGCTGGTTGAGGTGAAGACTGCTAAGGGATCACTGGGGAACGATCAGGTTGAGAGCTACATCAAGCTGGCTCGTGCGAAGGGGTACGACGCGGTCGTCACGATCAGTTGTGATCTCACTGTCAGTTCGAGCGAGTTGCCCTTCCGCCTCGAATCCCGGCCACCGAAGTCGGTCAGCGTCTTTCATTTGTCATGGGAGGCCATCGTGACCGAGGCTGCCCTGCAGTACGCGTCCGAGACGGGTGACCGCGTGCAGCAACGACTTCTCGAGGAGCTGCTGCTCTATGCGGCCGATCAGCAGTCGGGTATGTGGTCATTCGGTGATATGGGGCGGCATTGGGTCAAGGTTCGGGACGGAATCGCGGACGGCACGCTCGCGGCGACCGACGTAGCGACGTCGGAGATCTGCTCCAGGTTCGATCACCTCACGTGCCATGCAGCAATGCAGCTGACCTCGCTCACAGGCCGAACTGTCGTTGCGCAGATCCCGCGCGCCACGGGTGATTCTGTGAGCCGCGCCAAGCAGTTGGCCGACTCGGGCGAAGTCTTCGGGTCGCTGAAAATCAGCGGAGCAACTGCTCCCCTGATTATCAACGCCAACCTGGCCCGGCTGCGTATCGGTTGTTCGCAGAGCGTCGTTGCCCCACGGTCAGGCCGGACGAGCACAAAGGTCAATTGGCTGATCCGACAACTGAGTGCCGCACCACCGCGCCTCCGGATTGCCGCCCACCATTTCGGTAGTAGAACGGAAGTTACTTCGGCGCTGCTGGAGACGGTACGCGACGATCCGACGGTGCTACTCCCTCAGGGAGGTAGAGATATTCGCGAGTTCACCATCACTGCCGAGGCGTCGATGGGGTCTAAGCGGTCCGCCACTGAGAACGGATTCGTGTCCAGCCTGATCACGCTGGTGAACACCTTCCACCGGGACGTCACGGAAGTCGTCAAGGTGCCGCGACAGGACGCATGA